The bacterium region CGGCGGCCAGCCGGTGCGGGCCAGTTTGAAGGACGAGACCGACCGGCGCCGGAACCAGGCTCTGGGCTCGGCCAAGATCAAAGGGTTTTTGGACCAGGTGGAAGGCGAAGTACTGTAAAATCAAAAACAAAAAATCAAAGATAAAATATAAGAACGGATACGAGTTTCTATGGCTAAAGGAATGGGGGATATTTTAAAGCAGGCCCAGATGATGCAGTCCAAGATGGAAAGCATCCAGAAAGAGCTGGGGAACAAACGGGTGGAGGCTTCGGTGGGCGGGGGCATGGTCAAGGTAACGGCCGACGGCCAGCAGAACATACTGGATATCAGGATATCGGCCGAGATCGTCAAGCCCGAAGAGGCCGGGATGCTGCAGGAACTGGTGCTAAGCGGCGTACAGGAGGCCCTCAAGCAGTCGCGGGAGCTGGCGGCCAAAGAGATGTCTGTTTTGACCGGCGGGATGAGTTTGCCGGGGATGTTTTAAACCGAAGCCTTGCCACCAAGGCACCAAGGCACTAAGCCAAATCGTGAATCGTAAATTGTGAATGGTGATTTGGTGCCTTAGTGTCTTAGTGGCAAAAATAGGAATCTTATGAATTACGGATCGGAAATACTCAACCGCACAGTGGACGAACTGATGAAACTGC contains the following coding sequences:
- a CDS encoding YbaB/EbfC family nucleoid-associated protein yields the protein MAKGMGDILKQAQMMQSKMESIQKELGNKRVEASVGGGMVKVTADGQQNILDIRISAEIVKPEEAGMLQELVLSGVQEALKQSRELAAKEMSVLTGGMSLPGMF